From the Ursus arctos isolate Adak ecotype North America unplaced genomic scaffold, UrsArc2.0 scaffold_36, whole genome shotgun sequence genome, one window contains:
- the FOXB1 gene encoding forkhead box protein B1 gives MPRPGRNTYSDQKPPYSYISLTAMAIQSSPEKMLPLSEIYKFIMDRFPYYRENTQRWQNSLRHNLSFNDCFIKIPRRPDQPGKGSFWALHPSCGDMFENGSFLRRRKRFKVLKSDHLAPSKPADAAQYLQQQAKLRLSALAASGTHLPQMPAAAYNLGGVAQPSGFKHPFAIENIIAREYKMPGGLAFSAMQPVPAAYPLPNQLTTMSSSLGTGWPHVYGSAGMIDSATPISMASGDYSAYGVPLKPLCHAAGQTLPAIPVPIKPTPAAVPALPALPAPIPTLLSNSPPSLSPTSSQTATSQSSPATPSETLTSPASALHSVAVH, from the coding sequence ATGCCTCGGCCCGGCCGCAACACGTACAGCGACCAAAAGCCGCCCTACTCGTACATCTCGCTGACCGCGATGGCCATCCAGAGCTCGCCGGAGAAGATGCTGCCTTTGAGCGAGATCTACAAGTTCATCATGGACCGCTTCCCTTATTACCGGGAGAACACGCAGCGCTGGCAGAACAGCCTGCGCCACAACCTCTCCTTCAACGACTGTTTCATCAAGATCCCGCGGCGGCCAGACCAACCGGGCAAGGGCAGCTTCTGGGCGCTGCACCCCAGCTGCGGGGACATGTTCGAGAACGGCAGCTTCCTGCGGCGCCGCAAGCGCTTCAAGGTACTCAAGTCCGACCACCTGGCGCCCAGCAAGCCCGCCGACGCCGCGCAGTATCTGCAGCAGCAGGCCAAGCTGCGCCTCAGCGCGCTTGCGGCCTCCGGCACGCACCTGCCACAGATGCCCGCCGCCGCTTACAACCTGGGCGGCGTGGCGCAGCCCTCGGGCTTCAAGCACCCCTTCGCCATCGAGAATATCATCGCTCGCGAATACAAGATGCCTGGGGGGCTGGCCTTCTCCGCCATGCAGCCGGTGCCCGCCGCCTACCCGCTCCCCAACCAGTTGACTACCATGAGCAGCTCGTTGGGCACTGGCTGGCCACACGTGTACGGTTCCGCAGGCATGATCGATTCAGCCACCCCTATCTCCATGGCTAGTGGCGATTACAGCGCCTACGGCGTGCCACTGAAGCCGCTGTGCCACGCAGCAGGCCAGACGCTGCCCGCAATCCCGGTGCCCATCAAGCCCACACCGGCCGCAGTGCCCGCGCTGCCCGCGTTGCCTGCGCCCATCCCCACCTTGCTCTCGAACTCGCCGCCCTCGCTCAGCCCCACGTCCTCGCAAACAGCCACCAGCCAAAGCAGCCCTGCCACTCCTAGTGAAACGCTCACCAGCCCGGCCTCCGCCTTGCACTCGGTGGCGGTGCACTGA